One region of Streptomyces davaonensis JCM 4913 genomic DNA includes:
- the rimP gene encoding ribosome maturation factor RimP: MSTTQSERLRELLEPLVSSQGLDLEEIAVDSVGRKRVLRVVVDSDTGADLDQIADVSRALSAKLDETNAMGEAAYDLEVGTPGAERELTEHRHYVRAVDRLVKFQLGEGGELVARIMTVDDEGVDLEVPGVKGRKATSRRLAFGDIAKARVQVEFNRKDKKDMKEEEEA; this comes from the coding sequence ATGAGCACCACCCAGAGCGAGAGGCTGCGAGAACTTCTGGAACCGCTCGTCAGCTCCCAGGGCCTTGATCTCGAAGAGATCGCCGTGGACTCCGTCGGACGCAAACGGGTGCTGCGCGTCGTCGTCGACTCCGACACCGGAGCCGACCTGGATCAGATCGCCGATGTGAGCCGCGCGCTCTCGGCGAAGCTCGACGAGACCAATGCGATGGGCGAAGCCGCGTACGACCTCGAAGTGGGCACCCCCGGCGCGGAGCGCGAGCTCACGGAGCACCGGCACTACGTGCGCGCTGTCGACCGCCTGGTGAAGTTCCAGCTCGGTGAGGGTGGAGAGCTGGTGGCCCGGATCATGACCGTGGACGACGAGGGCGTGGACCTCGAAGTGCCCGGCGTGAAGGGCCGCAAGGCCACGAGCCGCAGACTCGCCTTCGGTGACATCGCCAAGGCCCGCGTGCAGGTCGAGTTCAACCGCAAGGACAAGAAGGACATGAAGGAAGAGGAGGAGGCGTAG
- the infB gene encoding translation initiation factor IF-2, with amino-acid sequence MAKVRVYELAKEFGVESKVVMAKLQELGEFVRSASSTIEAPVVRKLTDALQQGGGGGKPASARKAAPAKPAAPSPAQAARPAAPRPPAPKPAAAEKPAAPAASAAPGPRPTPGPKPAPRPAPASPAPTTPEFTAPPAAPAAPAAAQGQGSGARPGAPRPGGQAPRPGAPRPAGGPGQGGQGRGDRGDRPGAPRPGGQAPRPGARPAGPRPGNNPFTSGGSTGMARPQAPRPGGAPRPGGPGGPGAPGGAPRPQGQGGPRPQGAAGGPRPQAPGGARPTPGGMPRPQGGGPRPGGGPGGPRPNPGMMPQRPAAGPRPGGGPGGRGPGGAGRPGGAGRPGGGGGFAGRPGGGGGARPGGGGGFAGRPGGGGPGGGGGGFGGGGGRPGFGGRPGGPGGRGGTQGAFGRPGGPARRGRKSKRQRRQEYEAMQAPSVGGVMLPRGNGETIRLSRGASLTDFAEKINANPASLVAVMMNLGEMVTATQSVSDETLQLLAGEMNYEVQIVSPEEEDRELLESFDLEFGEDEGTEEDLVVRPPVVTVMGHVDHGKTRLLDAIRKTNVIAGEAGGITQHIGAYQVATEVNGEDRKITFIDTPGHEAFTAMRARGAKSTDIAILVVAANDGVMPQTVEALNHAKAADVPIVVAVNKIDVEGADPTKVRGQLTEYGLVAEEYGGDTMFVDISAKQGLHIDSLLEAVILTADASLDLRANPNQDAQGISIESRLDRGRGAVATVLVQRGTLRVGETMVVGDAYGRVRAMLDDNGNNVAEAGPSTPVQVLGLTNVPGAGDNFIVVDEDRTARQIAEKRAARERNAAFAKRTRRVSLEDLDKVLKAGEVQQLNLIIKGDASGSVEALESSLLQLDVGEEVDIRVLHRGVGAVTESDIDLAMGSDAIVIGFNVRAAGRAAQMAEREGVDVRYYSVIYQAIEEIEAALKGMLKPEYEEVELGTAEIREVFKSSKLGNIAGVLIRSGEVKRNTKARLIRDGKVVAENLNIEGLRRFKDDVTEIREGFEGGINLGNFNDIKVDDVIATYEMREKPRA; translated from the coding sequence GTGGCTAAGGTCCGGGTATACGAACTCGCCAAGGAGTTCGGTGTGGAGAGCAAGGTCGTCATGGCCAAGCTCCAGGAACTCGGTGAATTCGTCCGTTCGGCGTCTTCGACCATCGAAGCGCCCGTTGTCCGTAAGCTGACGGACGCCCTCCAGCAGGGTGGCGGTGGCGGCAAGCCCGCTTCCGCCCGCAAGGCTGCCCCGGCGAAGCCGGCAGCCCCCTCCCCGGCGCAGGCTGCCCGTCCGGCCGCCCCGCGCCCGCCGGCCCCCAAGCCGGCCGCCGCCGAGAAGCCCGCGGCTCCCGCCGCGTCGGCCGCTCCCGGCCCCCGTCCCACTCCGGGCCCGAAGCCCGCGCCGCGGCCCGCCCCGGCGTCCCCGGCTCCGACCACGCCCGAGTTCACGGCGCCCCCGGCGGCTCCCGCCGCCCCGGCCGCCGCTCAGGGCCAGGGATCCGGCGCGCGTCCGGGCGCTCCGCGTCCGGGTGGCCAGGCCCCGCGTCCGGGCGCCCCGCGTCCCGCGGGCGGTCCCGGTCAGGGTGGTCAGGGCCGCGGTGACCGTGGCGACCGTCCCGGCGCTCCGCGTCCGGGTGGCCAGGCGCCGCGTCCCGGTGCCCGTCCGGCCGGTCCCCGTCCGGGCAACAACCCCTTCACCTCTGGTGGCTCCACCGGCATGGCGCGCCCGCAGGCGCCCCGTCCGGGCGGTGCCCCGCGTCCGGGCGGCCCCGGTGGCCCCGGCGCTCCCGGCGGCGCTCCGCGTCCGCAGGGCCAGGGCGGTCCTCGTCCCCAGGGCGCGGCGGGCGGTCCCCGTCCGCAGGCCCCGGGCGGCGCGCGTCCCACCCCGGGCGGCATGCCCCGTCCGCAGGGCGGCGGCCCGCGTCCCGGCGGCGGCCCCGGCGGCCCCCGTCCGAACCCCGGCATGATGCCGCAGCGTCCCGCTGCCGGCCCGCGTCCCGGCGGTGGCCCCGGCGGCCGCGGTCCGGGCGGTGCGGGTCGTCCCGGCGGTGCCGGTCGTCCCGGTGGCGGCGGCGGCTTCGCCGGTCGTCCCGGTGGCGGCGGTGGCGCCCGTCCGGGTGGCGGCGGCGGTTTCGCCGGTCGTCCCGGTGGCGGTGGCCCCGGCGGCGGTGGCGGCGGCTTCGGCGGCGGCGGTGGCCGTCCCGGCTTCGGCGGTCGTCCGGGTGGTCCCGGTGGCCGTGGTGGCACGCAGGGCGCCTTCGGCCGTCCCGGCGGTCCCGCGCGTCGTGGTCGCAAGTCGAAGCGGCAGCGGCGCCAGGAGTACGAGGCCATGCAGGCCCCGAGCGTCGGCGGCGTGATGCTGCCGCGCGGCAACGGCGAGACCATCCGTCTCTCCCGCGGCGCGTCGCTCACCGACTTCGCGGAGAAGATCAACGCCAACCCGGCGTCCCTCGTCGCGGTCATGATGAACCTCGGCGAGATGGTCACGGCCACGCAGTCCGTCTCCGACGAGACGCTCCAGCTCCTCGCGGGCGAGATGAACTACGAGGTTCAGATCGTCAGCCCCGAGGAGGAGGACCGCGAGCTGCTCGAGTCCTTCGACCTGGAGTTCGGCGAGGACGAGGGCACCGAGGAAGACCTGGTCGTCCGTCCGCCGGTCGTGACCGTCATGGGTCACGTCGACCACGGTAAGACCCGACTCCTCGACGCCATCCGCAAGACGAACGTCATCGCGGGCGAGGCCGGCGGCATCACCCAGCACATCGGTGCCTACCAGGTCGCGACCGAGGTCAACGGCGAGGACCGCAAGATCACCTTCATCGACACCCCGGGTCACGAGGCGTTCACCGCCATGCGTGCCCGTGGTGCGAAGTCGACCGACATCGCGATCCTGGTCGTCGCGGCCAACGACGGCGTCATGCCGCAGACGGTCGAGGCGCTCAACCACGCCAAGGCGGCCGACGTCCCGATCGTCGTCGCGGTCAACAAGATCGACGTCGAGGGCGCCGACCCGACCAAGGTCCGCGGTCAGCTGACCGAGTACGGCCTGGTCGCCGAGGAGTACGGCGGCGACACGATGTTCGTCGACATCTCCGCCAAGCAGGGTCTGCACATCGACTCCCTGCTGGAGGCCGTGATCCTGACGGCCGACGCCTCGCTCGACCTGCGCGCCAACCCCAACCAGGACGCGCAGGGCATCTCGATCGAGTCCCGGCTCGACCGCGGCCGCGGTGCCGTGGCGACGGTCCTCGTCCAGCGAGGCACCCTGCGGGTCGGCGAGACGATGGTGGTGGGCGACGCCTACGGCCGCGTCCGCGCCATGCTCGACGACAACGGCAACAACGTCGCCGAGGCCGGCCCCTCGACCCCGGTCCAGGTGCTGGGTCTGACCAACGTCCCGGGTGCGGGCGACAACTTCATCGTGGTGGACGAGGACCGTACGGCCCGTCAGATCGCGGAGAAGCGCGCCGCCCGTGAGCGCAACGCCGCGTTCGCCAAGCGCACGCGCCGCGTCTCCCTCGAGGACCTGGACAAGGTGCTCAAGGCCGGCGAGGTCCAGCAGCTCAACCTCATCATCAAGGGCGACGCTTCTGGTTCCGTCGAGGCCCTGGAGTCCTCGCTGCTCCAGCTCGACGTCGGCGAAGAGGTCGACATCCGCGTCCTGCACCGCGGCGTCGGTGCGGTCACGGAGTCCGACATCGACCTGGCGATGGGCTCGGACGCCATCGTGATCGGCTTCAACGTCCGTGCGGCCGGCCGCGCGGCGCAGATGGCCGAGCGCGAGGGCGTGGACGTCCGCTACTACTCGGTCATCTACCAGGCGATCGAGGAGATCGAGGCGGCCCTCAAGGGCATGCTCAAGCCGGAGTACGAAGAGGTCGAGCTCGGTACGGCGGAGATCCGCGAGGTCTTCAAGTCGTCCAAGCTGGGCAACATCGCGGGTGTTCTCATCCGCTCCGGCGAGGTCAAGCGGAACACCAAGGCGCGCCTCATCCGCGACGGCAAGGTGGTCGCGGAGAACCTCAACATCGAGGGTCTGCGTCGCTTCAAGGACGATGTCACCGAGATCCGCGAAGGGTTCGAGGGCGGTATCAACCTCGGCAACTTCAACGACATCAAGGTCGACGACGTCATCGCGACGTACGAGATGCGCGAGAAGCCGCGCGCGTGA
- a CDS encoding ferritin-like domain-containing protein → MSKAKAGELTALQAALAAEHAAVYGYGVVGGRIREGRRGEARGAYDAHRARRDLLVREVLDLGGEPVPAEAGYALPFAVPDSSAAARLAAEVEDRVAGVYSDLVRASTGPRRRTAAEALREAAVRAVRWRGESVAFPGLAERAATGSASATPTA, encoded by the coding sequence GTGAGCAAGGCGAAGGCCGGGGAGCTGACGGCTCTCCAGGCGGCGCTGGCCGCGGAGCATGCGGCGGTGTACGGGTACGGCGTCGTCGGTGGGCGGATCCGGGAGGGGCGTCGCGGCGAGGCGCGGGGCGCGTACGACGCTCATCGGGCCCGGCGGGACCTCCTGGTGCGCGAGGTGCTGGACCTGGGCGGGGAGCCGGTGCCGGCGGAGGCGGGGTACGCCCTGCCGTTCGCGGTGCCGGACTCCTCGGCGGCGGCCCGGCTGGCCGCCGAGGTGGAGGACCGGGTGGCCGGGGTCTACTCGGATCTGGTGCGTGCCTCCACGGGCCCGCGGCGGCGTACGGCCGCCGAGGCGCTGCGGGAGGCGGCGGTGCGGGCGGTGCGCTGGCGCGGCGAGAGCGTAGCCTTCCCTGGGCTCGCCGAGCGTGCGGCCACCGGCTCGGCATCGGCGACGCCCACGGCGTGA
- a CDS encoding aminoglycoside phosphotransferase family protein produces the protein MAFEPPRRLVRALGETAPDAEGWLEKLPEAAQQAVTLRELTVERVQVPGGRSSLVVLVRRADDTPAVLKLAPPRARPESERAALAHWGGLGAVQLLEPFTTEGVLLLERLHPDVSVRSLPEAKALLEAAGTLRRLWVEPPGDHVFETVAERTGRQAEAMRATASASAEVAGLVDAALAARAELLVSPPEHRLLHGTFRQSKVLAGERTPWLAVGPDPVVGECAFDLARLVRDRVEDLIASPSGAATTRRRVKRLAESLDVDQERLRGWTLFRAVESGVRALRVGRAQDAELLLEFAGWL, from the coding sequence ATGGCTTTCGAACCGCCGCGGCGTCTGGTCAGGGCGCTCGGTGAGACGGCACCGGACGCCGAGGGCTGGCTGGAGAAGCTGCCCGAGGCGGCCCAGCAGGCCGTGACGCTACGCGAGTTGACCGTGGAGCGGGTGCAGGTGCCCGGCGGGCGCAGCAGCCTGGTCGTGCTGGTCCGACGCGCGGACGACACCCCGGCGGTCCTGAAGCTGGCGCCGCCGCGGGCCCGTCCGGAGAGCGAGCGGGCGGCGCTTGCGCACTGGGGCGGTCTGGGCGCGGTTCAGTTGCTGGAGCCGTTCACCACGGAAGGGGTGCTGCTGCTGGAGCGGCTGCATCCCGATGTCTCGGTGCGGTCGTTGCCGGAGGCGAAGGCGCTGCTGGAGGCCGCGGGTACCTTGCGGCGGCTCTGGGTGGAGCCGCCCGGGGACCATGTGTTCGAGACGGTGGCCGAGCGGACGGGTCGGCAGGCGGAGGCGATGCGGGCGACCGCGTCGGCTTCGGCGGAGGTGGCGGGGCTGGTCGACGCCGCGCTCGCCGCTCGGGCGGAGCTGCTGGTCTCGCCGCCCGAGCATCGGTTGCTGCACGGGACGTTCCGGCAGAGCAAGGTGCTGGCCGGGGAGCGGACGCCGTGGCTTGCCGTGGGGCCGGATCCGGTGGTCGGCGAGTGCGCGTTCGATCTGGCCCGGCTGGTCCGGGACCGGGTGGAGGACCTGATCGCCTCGCCTTCGGGTGCCGCGACGACGCGACGGCGGGTGAAGCGGCTCGCGGAGTCGCTGGACGTGGACCAGGAGCGGCTGCGCGGTTGGACGCTGTTCCGGGCCGTGGAGTCCGGGGTACGGGCACTTCGCGTGGGGCGCGCGCAGGACGCTGAGCTGTTGCTGGAGTTCGCCGGCTGGCTGTGA
- a CDS encoding YlxR family protein encodes MSGRTRAPACPERTCVGCRERAAKKDLLRIVAIKDECVPDHRGTLPGRGAYVHPALVCLDLAVRRRAFPRALRAPGPLDTKALRLYVEQATP; translated from the coding sequence GTGTCTGGCCGGACGCGAGCCCCAGCATGCCCCGAGCGCACCTGCGTGGGATGCCGGGAGCGAGCGGCCAAGAAGGACTTGCTGCGGATCGTGGCGATTAAGGACGAGTGCGTCCCGGATCATCGCGGTACGCTGCCCGGCCGGGGTGCATATGTGCACCCCGCCCTGGTCTGTCTCGACCTGGCGGTACGCCGTCGGGCGTTCCCACGGGCGTTGCGCGCCCCGGGACCGCTCGACACCAAGGCGTTGCGCCTCTACGTCGAGCAGGCAACACCGTAA
- the nusA gene encoding transcription termination factor NusA has translation MDIDMSALRGLVREKEISFDLLVEAIESALLIAYHRTEGSHRHARVKLDRESGHVVVWAKEDPEDLEEGQEPREFDDTPSDFGRIAATTAKQVILQRLRDAEDDATLGEYAGREGDIVTGVVQQGRDPKNVLVDIGKLEAILPVQEQVPGETYPHGMRLRSYVVRVAKGVRGPSVTLSRTHPNLVKKLFALEVPEIADGSVEIAAIAREAGHRTKIAVRSTRSGLNAKGACIGPMGGRVRNVMGELNGEKIDIVDWSDDPAEMVANALSPARVSKVEVVDMAARSARVTVPDYQLSLAIGKEGQNARLAARLTGWRIDIRPDTEQPGE, from the coding sequence GTGGACATCGACATGAGCGCCCTGCGGGGCTTGGTTCGGGAGAAGGAGATCTCCTTCGACCTGTTGGTCGAGGCGATCGAGTCGGCCCTCCTCATCGCGTACCACCGCACCGAGGGAAGCCACCGCCACGCGCGCGTGAAGCTCGACCGGGAGTCGGGGCACGTGGTCGTGTGGGCGAAGGAGGACCCCGAGGACCTCGAAGAGGGCCAGGAGCCCCGGGAGTTCGACGACACCCCGTCCGACTTCGGCCGGATCGCCGCCACCACCGCCAAGCAGGTCATCCTCCAGCGGCTGCGCGACGCCGAGGACGACGCCACGCTCGGCGAGTACGCGGGGCGCGAGGGCGACATCGTCACCGGTGTGGTCCAGCAGGGCCGCGACCCGAAGAACGTGCTCGTGGACATCGGCAAGCTGGAGGCCATCCTGCCGGTGCAGGAGCAGGTGCCCGGCGAGACCTACCCGCACGGCATGCGGCTGCGCAGTTACGTCGTACGAGTGGCGAAGGGTGTCCGTGGCCCGTCCGTCACCCTCTCGCGCACGCACCCGAACCTGGTGAAGAAGCTCTTCGCCCTGGAGGTGCCGGAGATCGCCGACGGGTCGGTGGAGATCGCCGCCATCGCGCGTGAGGCCGGGCACCGTACGAAGATCGCCGTACGCTCCACCCGTTCCGGTCTGAACGCCAAGGGTGCCTGCATCGGCCCCATGGGCGGCCGGGTGCGCAATGTGATGGGCGAGCTGAACGGCGAGAAGATCGACATCGTCGACTGGTCGGACGACCCGGCCGAGATGGTGGCGAACGCGCTCTCCCCGGCCCGCGTCTCCAAGGTGGAGGTCGTGGACATGGCGGCCCGGTCCGCCCGGGTCACCGTGCCGGACTACCAGCTGTCGCTGGCGATCGGCAAGGAGGGGCAGAATGCCCGACTTGCGGCCCGCCTCACCGGCTGGCGCATCGACATCCGTCCCGACACCGAGCAGCCCGGGGAATAG